CTGCCGAACGGGGCGTCGTCCACCTTGCGGTGGGGATCCCGGGAGAACTCCCGCAGGTCCCAGAGCCGCAGGCGCACGAGCTGCCGCTGCCGGGCCCGCCCTACCACGCCTTCCTGAAGGGCCCGGTCCACGGCCTCGGGCGACAGGGTGACGACGTCGACGACGTACATCCGCCTACGGCACCAGACCCTCCGGCAGGCGCACGAGGACTCGCCCGGCCTCGGGCTCGACCCTCTCCACGAAGGCTCGCACCGCCGGGATGAGGACCGGCTCGCCTCCCGCCGGCGGCGTCACCTCCCAGAGGTCGTGGGCCCGGCTGCGCAAGACGCCGCTGATGCGCCCCAGGCACCGGCCATCCTGCGTCCAGACCTCCAACCCCATCAGCTGGAAGAGGTAGAAGTGCCCCTCGGGCAGGGGTCGTACCTGCTCCCCCGGGATCTCCACCCACGCGCCGCGCAAGCGCTCGGCCTGGTCGCGATCCGTCACGCCCTCGAAGGCGACGATGACGCTGCCCCTGGGCCCGGGCCGGGCCGAGACGATCGCGGCGGGGCGCACCTGGTCGCCGAGCCGCAGCCAGCACGTGCGGACGGAGCCGAGGCGGCCGGGGTCGTCGCTGAGCACCGCGACCCGGACCTCGCCCCGCACGCCGTGCGGGGCCAGCACCTGCGCCACCGCCACCCGCTGGGGGCTCGCCGAGCCCACGGTCACGGCCCGGCCCTCCGCCGTCAGTCCAGGATCTCCACGTGCACGGTCTTGCCCTCCTTGAGGGCGGCCGCCTTCGCGACGGTGCGGATGGCCTGGGCGATGCGCCCCTGCTTGCCGATGACCTTGCCCATGTCCTCGGGGGCGACCTTGAGTTCCAGGATGATGGAACGCTCGCCCTCGACCTGACGCACCTGGACCTGGTCCGGGTGATCCACCAGCGCGCGTGCGATGTATTCGACGAGCTCCTTCACCTTCACCCTCCTCTTACGCCTCCGTCACGGCCGAGGCGGGCTCATGGTCGCCGTCGGGCGCAGGCGAGGTGCCGGCGGCTTGCGCTCCTCTCTGGCGGCGCTGCTGCCACTGCTC
This genomic interval from Limnochorda sp. LNt contains the following:
- the rimM gene encoding ribosome maturation factor RimM (Essential for efficient processing of 16S rRNA) encodes the protein MTVGSASPQRVAVAQVLAPHGVRGEVRVAVLSDDPGRLGSVRTCWLRLGDQVRPAAIVSARPGPRGSVIVAFEGVTDRDQAERLRGAWVEIPGEQVRPLPEGHFYLFQLMGLEVWTQDGRCLGRISGVLRSRAHDLWEVTPPAGGEPVLIPAVRAFVERVEPEAGRVLVRLPEGLVP
- a CDS encoding KH domain-containing protein is translated as MKELVEYIARALVDHPDQVQVRQVEGERSIILELKVAPEDMGKVIGKQGRIAQAIRTVAKAAALKEGKTVHVEILD